AAAATATCAACTGAAAGAAGCTATTGATTTTAGGAAGGCTGTGTAAAGCTCTGAAAGCCTCTAGAGCAGGCTTTCTGCTTAGGAAGAAACAGTTTTGGATGACAAGTGCATAAAATCAAATGGACACCAGTTAAAAATTACAAGAAAAATTGAACATAGAGACTATACGTAAAGGCATCTTTTAGGTGGGCATTTAATATATGTACTGCCATTTGCTTGGGGAGGCACAAGAATATACCATAGTAAACCTACAGCTGTATGCAGGCATAGCTATTTTTAGTGGGAGACAGAAAAAACCCAGCCCCTTTGTAGTATTAAACCAAAGTAAATATCCCAAAAGGTTATTCCCAAGGACATTTCACATTTCACTATCATTGAAACAGGGACGATTCTGCAAGAAAATTAATAACCCATTTCTGTCAGGCCcagtgtacacttttggtccctgttgcgtatatgcaatgctgggcttCAACACAATGCCTTTTGCTTCAACACAATGCCTTCCACAAATAGCTCTGAACAGTCAAATCCAAGTGTACAAAAATCTACCCTCATCTAAGTATAGCACTCATATGTATATGGACATGCATCTTTTAAAACAGAGATGCTTCAAATCTGGTTTTGGAGTTTTTTTGTACTCACTTGTCACAAAGATTTGGATCTGGTGACTGACTCAGTTTGTGCAGAATATCTACTATTCCAATATCTCTGAGTTTATCCTGACGTTCTTGGGAACCTAATACAATAAAATAGTTGGAACATTACTATGTGATTTGCCAAGACTGATCAGAGGGCACTAAAGTATATAGTATAATGCTATacaaagggaaagggacttttgcaACCAGATTTCCAGTAGCTATCCACAAATGTAACATCTTCTCCTATGTGTATATAGCACCATCTGTGAAATAAAGCCAGCACCTTCTTTGGCCCTTTCATCTACAAACTGAACAATCTCACTTCAAGCAGTAATATGTTCCTATCTCATTCTTAGCTTCCAGCAAAATGCATCACATATGCTAGAAATTTCAAAcaaatttaaaatgattttaatgattttaaaTGATTTATTAAGTTTGATGTACTGAATTTTATTGTTAAATAAAATATCTCATCTTATGGAATTTTTTTATCTGGATGAATGGACAACCCACAAGTCTAGCATAGGTCACCCAAAGTGGATGGGATCAAAGTCAGCTAGTAAGCTGCTCTGTATGATGGCACAGAAACTGCGAAGACAAATCGTGCTAATacagtttttggttttttaaagttggacccactaggtggattgtgagcccatttcaggtgggtccccattcatttcaaggtgtattttatttttaatatattagacttgatactcccatgatatgtgactgcatttggggaaaggtcatagatctgtacttttaaaaggctactatgtttatgcttttaaccatAATTATCAAGGGGGCTTATTCcaaggtaagtatggataggattgcagcctttgagattttaggggaatgttttaaaaagagatcaacaactgcttgggaaggtaagcagggtccttttttaaaaaatgaatttttaaacttatgaacttttaatttacttaatttgattttattgtgtcatatggagggtgttaaaaattttggcacTTGATGTCATCTCTTGCCATGACATCATGTCcagtcacttccggtgggttccaacagattgctattctaaaaagtgagtcccagtgccaaaacatttgagaaccactgatctagacaacaCAGACACATCAGATCTATTTACCTTCTTCTTCATTCCATATAAGGTTAGATACACAAAACATGGCAGCCAGCTGAAGTTTAGCATTCGAGTGACtctaaaatgaaacaaaatacacattttgctgATTATATTGCTTTAATGCTTTATTTAAATCTCTCCCATTTTGTCataatttttatttgattttgtttatggTCCTCAATTTTGAAATTTATCTCTTAAGCAAAATGTTTTACATTGAAGGGTAGGGCATAAGTACATTAACACTAAATGTGAgctgctctccaaggtctcaggcagtgGCACTTCCCAGGAATTAACACCCAAGTTCCTTTCAACAGGAGATGCCAGAGACATCTGGCAGACAAAACAAGAGCTGTCTCaatgagctatggcccctccttaaaagttttttcagtagaaaaaaaattatgaaatgtTACATACCATGTAATACTTAATTTTTTGCAAGATATCATCATTTGTCATAATAAGCTCCTTTGCTGTTGTTCCATCTGCTATGTTGGCAAGTATACATAATGtctggggggaagagaaaaggggggaaTCAACATGTAACATAAAACAATCTCTCTCTCAGAATGATGTTTTGTTGATATTCCATGACATTCCCTCAAAAGGCCTCACAGCTTGCTTGCCTCCAAGACAAGTATCCCACACTCTTGTGGTTGCAAGTAATAGTGCGTAAGGGATGAAGCTATGAACTCATGCAGAAGTTACAATCCCAAGAACAATTTTatgcagcaattcccaaactgttgTAATCCGTGATGCTTGAGATGCTGCATTTGCTCTGCCCCGGAAAGTGCTCTGCTCCTGAAAGTGactagcaatgatgtcactgccagttatttCCAAGTTTGGAGGCTCAAATGCCtccacaaacagcagtaagaggacCAGCGCGGCCAGGCTTTTCTGAGAGTGTGATTTTCATGCGCTGGATCTCATCCCACTGCACCAAACCTCCAAGCACTCTTTGGAGCAGCGTAGCATGGTCTTCCTGCAGGGGCAGTAGGCAGCCCATGACACCCCGGCAAGTGCCATGCAACGCCCAGGGACGTCACAATGCAAGGTTTGGGAATTGCTGTCTTTATGGGTAACAATTACTGTGTGGTTGTGAGCAAGAATTCCAAGTATGAGCTATCAGCTGCACAGTTTCACAATCTACTCCCCATACCTGGGAAAACACCACCTTCACAAGACTACAGCATCATGCTTAATAAAACTATCTTATCTGAGGAGTCATAATACATGATGTAGACCTGTATAAACAATCAGTTCCATTACAGAGCTCAGTGCCAACAGTGTAACACAGACAAAAGGTTTCAAAGAGTTAATGCAAAGTGGAGAACAGATTGCTCTTCCCATCTTATATTCTGCAAATGCAGTACACAAGACACATGAAGCAGTATCCAGAGTTACTCTTCTTTGGCAGCAAGAGCACCTTCATTTGGAGCAAGCAACTCCAGAAATTAGTACTGTGCACATAACTTAGCATTGCAAATATCTGAGCTTTCATCTATCTTAAGACTGTCTCCAGGGTTTAAGGTTGTAAAGTGTTAAATCTAGGAACTAGGTGGGGAAAAGCAAGAAGAGCACAAGAGGATCAAACAAGATTTCCACTGGTCAGGGCTTCAGTACTAGACACATGAGGACCTCTAAGGAACTTCACTGAGATTAGAGGAAGATCTTTCAAATCATGGGCAAGAGATGCTTCCTCTACAGCCCTGTACTGAGGCCCAAACAGTGTGGAATAAGTTTGTTTTCCTTCCCTTTTGTCCTTGAGACTCTGAAACTTCCATGTATCTTGATGTAGTCACCTCCCTTCCCACATCCAAGGCATTCTGCACCTGTGAAGGCTATGGGGTTGAAGGGCAAGAGGGCAAgcaagcttctctctctctttctcccacagCAACCAAACCATCAGAGAGACTTTAGCTGGGCTGAAGGGAAGCAAGCAACAGGAATACTTAAATTCAGTCACCCAAACTTTCAGCCTCCAGCAGTTTTGGAGGATTTGTCTTTGGATTTATCTTTAAGGCAAGGATAAGAAACCCTGCAgaacttcccccctcccattatgGACCTTTCATTTCTGCATTCTCATATTTAGTAAGTAGAAAAAAGACTATATGTAATACTCAAAACTATGAAGTAATTTCATAGAGAGGCTATCAAATTCAGGTTTTCAAGACAAATAATGTTGCTTATTATGGCAAATGGAGTTTTATTTAGCATGAAGCAGGCACACCGTGTTCATACTATTCTATACGTACAATTTAGCACAGCCATGCATAATACCTGTTCTTTGACTTCTACATTGTGCTCGCCTTCCAGAATGAGGGTCACTGCTTGCATAATTTGCTTTCCATGAGTGCTTATTATCTGATCTATATGCTGCCAAAAGTTTAAAACATAAAATTAGCAAATGAAAGATTAACAGACAAGGCACAAAATAATCTGATAGACGTATTTATGTGTCTGATTCAGTACTGATCCTATATCTGGCAAGAGACAAAGAACTATCTGTTTCCGCCTCTCAGGCTGTACTTGCTTTCACTCCATAAGGCTCAAGAGAATGTGGTAACAGAACTCCAGGACAGAATTCCATCCTTGTCATTTGCACAGCACTTTTGTACTGTAGCTTGGGCAAGGACTTATGATTATCAAGGTAAACCCACTTCACTGTGAGTAGTATATAATCATACAAGCTACAGCACCTTATAGGATCTAGCTGCTGTTTATATTCTGAAAACAGCTTTTTTAGAAGACTGATTCATGGTTTATACTTACAGGACGAGTAGACAAAAGGTTTCTAAGTAGTCCCAGAGTCTTCATTAGTACATTTACATCAGAATCAGAGAGTAACTGAAATAGCTGCTCTGTACTCAAGCCTCGTAAAATGTCTGCTTTGATCTTCTGTTCTGCTTGAAATGCCATATTCTAGAAGGACAGAGAAACCTAATCTTGTATTTGCAATCATTccaatatttttcaaaaaaagaacaaaaattcaTTACACCATCACCATGTGCTGcatacaaatgtaaaaaaaaattataatgcaCAAAGAAACACTTCATAGTAGTAAGCAAGGTTCCCCGAAGTCTCTGAAATACATCCTGGGGCTCAAGAAATTTTATAATTTCTCTGCTGATTCTCATACGTTTCTTCTATTCCTTACAGTTTAATTAATTTAGCAATTGACTATCGGCTGAAAATTACTTAAAAAAATTAGTTTATTGCACATAAATATAAGTCAAAGAAACTGGTCATGTACACACACCCAGAATACAGAACTCTGCTAGCTTGAATGAGTGGATCTAGGTTTTACATGATAATACATGTCTCTTACTTTCAAGATTACAACAGTGTCATGTTAAGGAGTGATGGTGTGTACACAAAAATATCTGATAAACCTTAATTCTTACCATTAAAGCCCAAACTCCGTTCACTCGCAAAGCAAGATTGTCACTCTGGGTTAAACTACAGAGCAGTTCTATGGCTCCAGATTCTAGAATAGGCTATATTGAACAAAAACATACTCAATTAGTTTAATAATCCAAATTGAAGTTTACCAACCTTACATAAATATGAAAAGTTTTAATATTAGGTGCTTTGCCTATAAAACACATTCATTTATAATTTGGTTAAGATTCTGACTGCTGGGATTTAACAATTATCTAGAAAACCTGGGCAAAATTAccttaaagcaatggttcccaaaccatggatCGTAACCCAAACAAGGATCACGGAAAGGTGTTGGGGATGAAAAAATTTTGTTGATGTCCGGGTCCAGACTCACCTGGCACCAGTGGACCCGGACAAGCTGCTGCCAACGGCCTCCCTCTGTGGAGCAGGCCACTTTCGAAGTGTCAGACTTCAATGAGTCTCCAGAGTACGACGTACTGCCTCCCACAGTGTCAAGAGTCACGGCAGAGCAAGCCGCGAGTTCAGTGGGGGTGCCTGAGGCAGTTGAGTAAACAATCTGGGAATGTCCGACCCCAGTGTGTTAATTTTAccaaaattgattttaaaattatCATCATCAATATATATCAATTCTATGGGTTGCCCGACCTGAGAAAAAAACCGTATTTAGGGACATgatcaaaaacgtttgggaaacaGTGCCTTAAAGGCTTCATTTATAGATCCACTGATATATAAAACTAACAGTTTCCTAATACAGATTCAGTGATCCAAATGAGTGTATTCACCTATGTAGAAACATGTTTAATAAAAATGGATGATCTTGACTTTACCTCAATCACACTGACCTTGCAAACTCACGAAAAAAAATCTGAGCACATGACCATAACAGGGCAGGTAACAACATATGATCAATTATTAAATAAAGAGATAAAAAGAATTAGTATATGCTACCCTCTCAGTACTTTTTGCTCAGTCTTTCACATCTACTATGACAGACTATTATTTAGGTTCAACTTTGGAAGTTTATGAATCTGTTTGGATTCCTGAATTTTTTGGAATAGATCTCTGTTGATCTCgactagcatttctcaaactgtgggttgcaacctaatgCTTGCTGTTGTCCCGctaagcattactgggagccacctGAGGTTGCTTTCAGGTCATGCTGGGGCTGTGGTCCACTCCATTGGCTTCTGTGTGCCCCAGAACGCATTGGGGAAACAACCAGAAGCGAATTCCAGCTTGCACCCACAATTAGATCATTCAGTCTGCTCTGCTCTAGCTGCTGAATGCCATCAAGCAGATTTTAGATGGTAAACAACTTGGTGAATCTGGGCAATTGTTACTTAGAAGAGCATTTTGACCTATTGTGAGTTCATTGCCTCCTTTGGCAGAATAAGACTCCCGATACAGTTAAGAAGTTACGACAGTTAAACAACTAAAAGGGACCAGAGGGATGTCAAATCTCCGTAGGCTAAAACCAGACTCTCCTCACTTCAGCCCAGTGCAGATGATGAAGCCCACATGACTCACAATTTTGAACTGAAAAAAGTCACAAATATTTCTTCTTATTAATAAAACCAACCTCTTTACTAGGAGAAAATTCTAAGAGAAGATTGCATAGAGTGGAAGATGCTACCACTAGGATTTCATCTGGAGCATTTTGTAACACCTAAAGAGAGAAGAGAATTAAAACTATTGGTATAAAGAACTCTCCCCCTTTAAATGTTGGAATATAGTTTATAAAATCTAACTACACTTCTTACAGTCTCTAACCTTCCCTAGTTCAGGTTGTGAACACTCCTTCCCAGCTTAACCTTTTACCATTCACAGCTGGTATATTTCCCTACAACTGATTCTGTGGATACTACATTTTCCTATCCCAACAACAGAATCTTGGGAAACCAGCTCTTCAAGTGCCAGAACCACAAAGCGCTGCTGTTCTCTTGCCAGAAATTAAACCAGATGGAGACTCACCCTGATCTGAGAGGCCTAGTTCAAGTGGTCACCTCACATGAGTGAAGGAGTAACAACTGACAGTTCacttttcataatttaaaaaTAGCATAGGTAATTACTCTTTACAAGTTATTTCATCTGCAAATTGGTGGCACACTCATCACAAGGACATTGCTACTGAACGAAGTCAGCACAGATTTAAGGAGCATCCACCCTCTGGGACAGCACTTTGCATATTCTGTGATATTGAAGGACTTGCTTACCACTACCACAACATGAGTACAGTGGttcctcgcaagacgaatgcctcgcacactgaaaaactcgcaagacaaaagtgtttttgtgattttttctggtgactcgcaagacgaatttttctatgccgtgcttcacaagacgaattttttctatggccgtgctttgcaagacgaatttttaaaattaaaaagttgaagttttgtgcttgaaatttttgaaatcctctgtacagtatgtatgcctttaaagagcacttaataaacactttgtaaaccaaatttgactttgttctgactttttttgcccataggaacacattaattaaatttcaatgcattcctatgggaaaccgcgcttcgcaagatgaaattttcgcaatacgaaacgacttgcggaacgaattaatttcgtcttgcgaggcaccactgtattatccttttttaaaaaagccatcaCTACAGCCATCATTACGAACCAGGGAGATTTGTGGAAGTCTGTGACAAGGAACTGCTGTGTCAAATGTCAACGATAGGTATTGAGGTAATAAATAACTCAGTTGTCACTgacaattaaaaatattaatgctAAAGTAAATGTCTAGAATAGGTAGCTCACAATTATTACACACAGATGTTACACTCAAACAAATCCATTCACTAATGAACACTAGTTAATTGGTCCCAGACCTTGACAAGTCTATTCCTAGATCCTTTGCAAGATCATGTTTTCAAACGAACAGCTAAGGTGTGTGTTACCAGAGGTGTGATTTTGGCATGGTTGGATTGCCTTTAAGGCTCTGACACATCACAGATAAGTAGTATGAGGGGGTTCACCACACATTTTGAACATATGTTCCCTGAAGACATTCTGTATTCTTACTACTTATTAGAAAAGTGCAACATTCAGATGATTATACCAAAAAACAATGCAAATGGTAGGTTCCTCATCATAACCATTCTTCTGAAATGGGAATACACTGCAGTTTTTTTAGGGTGAGTGATGATCTGGACACTTTGATACTTTACACATTAGTAAGAACACAAAATCATCTACagggaaattttaaaaatgtcaggTGAGCCTCATTTGAATATCAGTCTATCTGTAACTCATACAACAAGGTAACTACAAATTACACATATAAAGAATAAATGACACTAGATGACATTGTATCTTACTGCACACTTGCAAGTGTATAATTTGGCAATTTCATTTACCTTCATTAAGGGTTTCCATACAGCATGATCTTGGAAACTTGTTCGGAGCTGCTGAACTGATCGTGACAAACTGTGCAAACATCTGCAAAAGTGAAATGTGAGCCATGAGACTTGTCCAGCTGTTTGATAGAGAtagctttttaaagaaatttttttttggggggggggagggaattccatgcaAAGCTAAGTGAGAACTATATGAAAATTCAGGCCTTATTTCAACTCTTCCCAATCCATGGTTATTATGCCAAAGGTGATTTACAACCCTAAAGTGTTATAGCCAGATCACTGCATATTCTAACTAATGAAGTGCAAAGTAGGCTAGCACACTAGTTGCAATGCTATTCACAGTAGGTAAATTCATACCTGACTGCAGCTAAGCGCACCTTGATGCTAGACTCAGACAAGCCATTCACAATACGATCCATCATATTTTCAGTTTCAATTATCTGAGGAGAAAGTTTATGGGATCAAATAAGTTGCTGGAAGACTTATTTTTGTAGAATAACTGCCACAATGACCATGGTATCTAgcatatttttttctcatttcctAAGCTCTGcatgaagtaaataaaaatgtgaacTAGATAAGGTGTCATTGTCACAAAATTCCTAAAGGAAAACTAGACAGGTTTTATTTTGAGCTTCACCACAGTTATCCATATAAAGCATTAGAACATGCAGAAGGTTCTCACATTCTTGGAATACACACAAACCATCATCATTCAGTGTAAAGTTCAAGCTCAGATACTGATTTCTCCATGGCAAAAACAGCAGCGTCTAATACAGATGAAGTATGTTCATGTAAATAGTAGCAAATCCATCATATCATTCTAAGCAAGAGTATTTGAATTAAAAAGGTGTTTGCTATTTCAACCACATTTCCAAGTTTTTAAGAGTATTTTTAGCAAAAAAGTTTGCATTTCTTTTGTTGAACAATGTACACACATCTTCTCAAGGCAACATTCTTGTTTTCAATATACTTCCCAGACACTCTGTTGCATTTTCCAGTTGTGAAACATCACATTCTTTGTGGAGATAACTCATTAACGAAAtaatgtgtgtgtgcacaaaaCACAGTTGTTCCAAATGTCACAGGTATCAATGGATATTTTATTGtaacaaaataaagtaaaattaaCTTATGTTGAGCAACCGACACTTCACATGACACATGCATGAATGTACAGctactggttttgtttttttaagaaatgaCAGCAGCAGAACAGCCACTTTCTCTGCTCTACTGTATATGGATAAGCTATCACACTGGGAAGTTGTTCTCAGGGTATTGTAAAAGAAATAAGACATGCTTATGACAAACTTTCAGAACACATATACCCTTAATGTTCTTTTGGAGAGGTTCCTTAGAATGTTAATCGCATCAACACCTTTCATAACATGAAAGGTCTACCCTCCATACTCTAGTAAGAGCTAATCTAAAAAGGTTAGATTAAGCTGGGAGCCTTCACAGAAGCCGGATGGGGTGCTGCGAAGGCACCACTGCCCCACCTTCAGGGAAAAACCAGAGGTGAATGGGCAGAGCCTGGGACAGTCATGCACTCCCCCAGCATGTTACCAGGACCCCTCAGGCTCTGTCCAAGATACACTCCTGGGAAAAGGAAGAAATACTTCCCTGCACCTCTAAAGTCCTATGATTGTGGATACCACACATGATGTTTGAGATTGAGGAGAAATGTTAGGGCCCACGGTATTTTTTCAGCAGACAAGTGAAAACTGTATATTCCTGAAAGACTTCCCTTCAAGACCACAAGTTACTGAACTGAAGAACACCCATTTCCAGACTCACCTTCTTTCGTATATCTTCATCATTAGCTCCAAGTGCAGCATAGAGTTTGAATGCAGCCTGACGCAGTTCATGTGCATGCTTCAGGTCATGATCAAGCTATTTAACAAATATTCAAATTCAGGTTATTCTGAACTTGTGAATTCTAAGATCTTGATAGGGACTTCTTTCTGGGATTTGAGTAACATCAAAAACCaaagacaaaaatattttttctgcTTTTAGACACTTTCTGCTTCTATTACCACTGCCCAAGCACTGTTAAGAGTCTCATCTGCACTAGACTTTCTGTAGTATTTGTACTAAAAAATACCATTACACAGACTGTTCATTCTAATCTTTACTGTTCAAACAGCACTGCCCCTCTTCTGTTTAGTGATCAAGCTGCTACTTTAATGAATAGGTACTAACTACCAAGGTTAGAACCCGAACAACTAAAGCAAAGAAAACCAAGATAACAATCCTATACCCatttccccaggagtaagtcctactgaactcaatgagacttacttctgagtaaacatgtataggtttGTATTGTAagtgaagcaaaacaaaaaggtgACAGCTAGCAGCTTGTCAAATGCAAAAATCTTAAGCCACCTTGCATTTAATTACTGAGAATAGGATGCTCAGATACTAGTAAGATGATAGATTTTGCAGAATGCTACCTCCTGGCTGGTGTGACCAAAAATACTCAAGGTATTTCTGCAGAGTTATTATATCCCCTCAGCACTCAAACTATATACCACTTACTGGTGAGCTGCACCCAAAACAACCCTTCTCACTTTTCTTGTTGGGGACTCCCCAAAAAGAAGGTAAAGTTGGATGCACTATCAGAAGAACTGACGGCAATACTCCTATTCCCACGGCAAGTAGGAGGAATATCTAGGTAGTATGTGGGACATTTAGAGCTTCAACTGTGACTGTTTTCTACAATGCTGAGCTAAAATGGTATCTGCAATGTTTTAATTAAAGCTGCATCACTGAAGATCTTATCAAACTTTCCATTTATTTCCATAGATACTGGATCTGGAGTAGTACAGGTCTGCAGTACAATATGTTAAACCAAACCTGAGTACCCAAATCACACATTTATGCTttaaccattccccccccccgccccaaccaTGTGATTTTGGGAGTTCTGAATTTGAAACACTTACCCTTTTTATATCAGTGATGGCACTGACTGAACTGGGATATTTGAAGTAGTCTGCAAGCATTGCAATAAGGTGGTCAGTAATACTGGCAATTCTTTGTAGTTCAATATCTGTTTCAATCAAATAGGCAAGAGTTTCTGCTCCATCTACTCTCTCCTCTAGTAGTCTCTCCTTACTACACATCCGTACCAAACATGGTAGCGTCTGGGGGTAGAAAAATTATAATTAGATTTTCCCAAATAATTTGTTGAGTTTTCTGTAAGTTTATTAGGTGTGCCAATCAGAGAAACTTTAAAAAAGCGTATTTTCTAACCAAATACATTTTCAAAGCACTACATAAGTGTCTGCCACTACTACTGTTTCTTTGCCACTGTGACAGTTGCATATATTTTATCATGTGCGCAAGCTAAGAACCTTGCACAAAATGTTGCAACATTCACTTAGACATGTCAAGTTTTACTTGAGGTAAACACAATGTCATGAGATAAATGCAAATTCACTTAAGGTCCaaatctattcaactttccagcactgatgcagccatgccaacagggtgtgtgctgcatcctgaggttggggggggatcatggaggcctcttcaagggaatgtttgttcccttacctcagggcggcattgcagctgcatcagtgctggaaagttggataggactggcatTACTCCAACAACCAAAGTAGCTTTTTGGAGGCTTCTACAGgtcattctgagacccacagaggcctgtagagtgggtcaccgGCCCAGCACAGCCCAGAAGAGACAAAAAAATCAAGTGTAAAGGGAAGGGGTCCTTCTAAAAATTCAGTGTGTAAAGCAAATAATTTTTAGTTGCCAATTGGATATATAATGGCACCTTTCTTCTCTGGAGTTAGACATCTGTGACTGGTGAGGAAAATGAGTATTTCTTCAGGTTCTATTATTCTGAAACAACTCAAAGTATCTCAAGAAAGGGCAGAAAAACgtgtgccctccctcccccttgaagAGCAGTAACTCCTACAAAGGAAGGCAGGATTATGCCCCAATGTGCCACTTGCCACGCAGCAGCACCAACCATTTTCCAGGCTGCTCCTCATTCCAGGAAGACAAGAGATTGACTCCATAGCCACCCCATTCCCAGGACAAGGACCATTCCACATCCAAGACAACATTCAGTGAAACTATCTGAGGATACATCTAGTCTGACAAACCGATTCCTGATGCAAAGTACCCGACTGTGTACAAACTGCAACCTCTGACATAACTCCAAAGGACTCTTCACATTGAACAAATATACTTACTACAGCAAGATAAGCCAAGATAATAGAAATCCAAAGTGATCCAAACCTTTCATATACAACTAGTCAGCAATTCCTAGTCACCACCTCCACAGGAAACAGCTGTGTTAGCTacttttgggcagcccaatcctaaaggcagcggTGCCAGGTGAAGcggtgccaaagcggctaccgctgcatcctgcggcagCTGCCAGAGGTAGGGGACGTTAGTCATTCTTCCCTCGGGGAAAACGCCAAgccactcaatggggcttctcaaatctgcgctgGCATAATAGCCAGCACAAGTCTGCGGGGGGacaaatagccagcgcagacttgagagacttccAGCCTGACATTTCAGAATCCAATGGTGCAGAGCCACCCTCCCGCCccagtccctccctccaccccagaatgacCTTCTCCCCAAGGCCCTCATCACCGCCCAGAGCTCTTATCTACCTCTGGGTGGTGTCCAGCCAGTGCCGGCACTAACTCGGTGCAGGGTGTCACAGGCATCCCTTACGTTTGCGACATCCAGCACCATCAGTACACTCATACCGCCAGCAcgaaagagctcaggattgggctctaaatccctAGTAGAAACTCTCATTTTCGTGAGAGCGCACACAATTTGTGCTTGGAATCTCACATATATTTTGTTTATGAATTATTTTTCAGAGGTATTATTTTAAACCAACCTACCTTTAACACAATGCAAGTGTCATCAGTATGGATTGCTCCAGCTCTGCACATATAAGTAAGGCtacaatgcaaaata
This portion of the Tiliqua scincoides isolate rTilSci1 chromosome 3, rTilSci1.hap2, whole genome shotgun sequence genome encodes:
- the ARMC8 gene encoding armadillo repeat-containing protein 8 isoform X3; the encoded protein is MACVLEAPLRMSVLSEVTASSRHYVDRLFDPDPQKVLQGVMLLYLLQQETSSTELKTECAVVLGSLAMGTENNVKSLLDCHIIPALLQGLLSPDLKFIEACLRCLRTIFTSPVTPEELLYTDATVIPHLMALLSRSRYTQEYICQIFSHCCKLRHWHSCGFKSSPQPLLCANGPDHQTVLFNHGAVQNIAHLLTSTSYKVRMQALKCFSVLAFENPQVSMTLVNVLVDGELLPQIFVKMLQRDKPIEMQLTSAKCLTYMCRAGAIHTDDTCIVLKTLPCLVRMCSKERLLEERVDGAETLAYLIETDIELQRIASITDHLIAMLADYFKYPSSVSAITDIKRLDHDLKHAHELRQAAFKLYAALGANDEDIRKKIIETENMMDRIVNGLSESSIKVRLAAVRCLHSLSRSVQQLRTSFQDHAVWKPLMKVLQNAPDEILVVASSTLCNLLLEFSPSKEPILESGAIELLCSLTQSDNLALRVNGVWALMNMAFQAEQKIKADILRGLSTEQLFQLLSDSDVNVLMKTLGLLRNLLSTRPHIDQIISTHGKQIMQAVTLILEGEHNVEVKEQTLCILANIADGTTAKELIMTNDDILQKIKYYMSHSNAKLQLAAMFCVSNLIWNEEEGSQERQDKLRDIGIVDILHKLSQSPDPNLCDKAKTALQQYLA
- the ARMC8 gene encoding armadillo repeat-containing protein 8 isoform X4 is translated as MACVLEAPLRMSVLSEVTASSRHYVDRLFDPDPQKVLQGVIDMKNAVIGNNKQKANLIVLGAVPRLLYLLQQETSSTELKTECAVVLGSLAMGTENNVKSLLDCHIIPALLQGLLSPDLKFIEACLRCLRTIFTSPVTPEELLYTLRHWHSCGFKSSPQPLLCANGPDHQTVLFNHGAVQNIAHLLTSTSYKVRMQALKCFSVLAFENPQVSMTLVNVLVDGELLPQIFVKMLQRDKPIEMQLTSAKCLTYMCRAGAIHTDDTCIVLKTLPCLVRMCSKERLLEERVDGAETLAYLIETDIELQRIASITDHLIAMLADYFKYPSSVSAITDIKRLDHDLKHAHELRQAAFKLYAALGANDEDIRKKIIETENMMDRIVNGLSESSIKVRLAAVRCLHSLSRSVQQLRTSFQDHAVWKPLMKVLQNAPDEILVVASSTLCNLLLEFSPSKEPILESGAIELLCSLTQSDNLALRVNGVWALMNMAFQAEQKIKADILRGLSTEQLFQLLSDSDVNVLMKTLGLLRNLLSTRPHIDQIISTHGKQIMQAVTLILEGEHNVEVKEQTLCILANIADGTTAKELIMTNDDILQKIKYYMSHSNAKLQLAAMFCVSNLIWNEEEGSQERQDKLRDIGIVDILHKLSQSPDPNLCDKAKTALQQYLA
- the ARMC8 gene encoding armadillo repeat-containing protein 8 isoform X5, which produces MACVLEAPLRMSVLSEVTASSRHYVDRLFDPDPQKVLQGVIDMKNAVIGNNKQKANLIVLGAVPRLLYLLQQETSSTELKTECAVVLGSLAMGTENNVKSLLDCHIIPALLQGLLSPDLKFIEACLRCLRTIFTSPVTPEELLYTGPDHQTVLFNHGAVQNIAHLLTSTSYKVRMQALKCFSVLAFENPQVSMTLVNVLVDGELLPQIFVKMLQRDKPIEMQLTSAKCLTYMCRAGAIHTDDTCIVLKTLPCLVRMCSKERLLEERVDGAETLAYLIETDIELQRIASITDHLIAMLADYFKYPSSVSAITDIKRLDHDLKHAHELRQAAFKLYAALGANDEDIRKKIIETENMMDRIVNGLSESSIKVRLAAVRCLHSLSRSVQQLRTSFQDHAVWKPLMKVLQNAPDEILVVASSTLCNLLLEFSPSKEPILESGAIELLCSLTQSDNLALRVNGVWALMNMAFQAEQKIKADILRGLSTEQLFQLLSDSDVNVLMKTLGLLRNLLSTRPHIDQIISTHGKQIMQAVTLILEGEHNVEVKEQTLCILANIADGTTAKELIMTNDDILQKIKYYMSHSNAKLQLAAMFCVSNLIWNEEEGSQERQDKLRDIGIVDILHKLSQSPDPNLCDKAKTALQQYLA